The Longimicrobium sp. genomic sequence GCATTTCTCCTTGTAGAACTGGCAGTTGAAGCCGCGATCGGACTCGATCTTCCGCTTCAGCTTTTCCAGTCCCTCGTCGTCGCCCTCCAGGGGAAGGGTGAAGCCGGGGAAGGCGGGGGGACCCGTGGGCGGCCTCATCGCAGCACGCTCTCCACCAGCTCCAAGTTGGTGCGCACGACGGAGTTCTGGGGATTGATCTCCAGCGCCTTGCGCCAGAGCTCCACCGCCTGCTGCCGCTCCATCCGCTTGTAGTGGATGTTGCCCATGCGAAAGTACACGTCGTCGCCCAGGCGCGGGTTCAGCCGCGCGGCCCGCCCGTAGCACTCGGCCGCGTCGTCGTACGCGCCGCGGCGGTACAGGGCGTCGCCCAGCGCCTTGTGCGCCTGCGGCAGCTCGCGGTCCTCGTCCGCCGCGCGGCGGTACATGGCCTCGGCCTTTTCCCAGTTTCCCTTGCGCTCGTACACGCTGCCCAGGTGCAGGTACACCGGCGCGGCGTGGGGATGCTGGGCAATGGCCTCCTCGCCCAGGCGGATGGCCGCGTCGGGCGCGCCGGCCGCGGCCTCGGCCAGCACGGCGAAGGCGTAGTACGCGGGTGGCACGCGCTTCCCCTCCATCACCCGGCGGTACTCGCGGAACGCCTCGGCCGCCTCGTGCGCCTCGCCCGCCTTCAGCAGCAGCACGGCGCGCGAAAGCAGCACCTGCGGCCGCTTCGGCGCCAGCTTCAGCGCCTCGTCGGCCGCCAGGCGCGCGTCGGCCACGCGGCCCAGCCGCTCCAGCGCCAGCGACATCGAGTGGAACACCGTGGCGCGCGGCCCGCCGATCTCCACCACCTCGCGGAGATAGCGGAGCGCGAAGCGGTCGTCGCCCTTGCGCAGGCCGATCAGCGCCAGGTGAAAGCGCGCGTCCACGTTGCGGGGCTGAAGCTCGGCCACGCGGCGGAATTCGCGCGTGGCCTCGTCGTACATGGCCGTGCGGTAGAAGGCCACGCCCAGGTTGCGGTGCTCGTCGATGCGCGCCTGCGGAACCTCCTTCACCTGCGCCTGCCGCCGCCCGACGGGATGCGCGATGCCGGCCTGGATGTAGCCGAACAGCGCCTTGCCCACGTCGAACTCCACCATCCCGGACTCCTCGATCAGCTCCTGCACGCTGCGCCGCCCGTCGATCAGCGGCAAGATCTTCCGCTGGTCGTCGGAAAGCTCCAGCGACGCCAGGGGCTTGCTGCGGTCGATCTCGAACACCAGGTCCAGCGAGGGGATCTTCTTTTCGATCAGGCTCCACTCGTCGATCCGGCGGGCGCCCTCCAGCAGCAGGTTCTCGGGGTTGATGGACACCAGCATGGCGCCCTCTTCCGGGCGCTGCTCCGGCTCGAAGCTGAACGTGCCCTGCGTCCAGGTGAAGAGGAAGTAGACGGCCTCCTCGATCTGGATGCGGATGTACTGCTCCAGCTGCTCGCGGGTGATGGCGCCGCGGCGGATGAGCAGCTCGCCCAGGCGAACGCCCGGGTGCCGGGGCTGTTCCTCGATGGCGGCGTCCAGGTCCACGGGCTTCAGCAGCCCGTTCTTCACCAGCAGGTCGCCCAGCCGGTCGCGCCGGTTGACGATGGAGGCGTAGGTGATGCGGCCGCGCTCGAAGAACACGTAGCCGAAGTTGCTGCGGTCCGTCAGCGCCAGGCAGCCGGTCTTCTGGCCCATGGCCAGCAGCTGCAGCACGTCGGGAAGG encodes the following:
- a CDS encoding DUF4388 domain-containing protein: MAIKGNLKEASLPDVLQLLAMGQKTGCLALTDRSNFGYVFFERGRITYASIVNRRDRLGDLLVKNGLLKPVDLDAAIEEQPRHPGVRLGELLIRRGAITREQLEQYIRIQIEEAVYFLFTWTQGTFSFEPEQRPEEGAMLVSINPENLLLEGARRIDEWSLIEKKIPSLDLVFEIDRSKPLASLELSDDQRKILPLIDGRRSVQELIEESGMVEFDVGKALFGYIQAGIAHPVGRRQAQVKEVPQARIDEHRNLGVAFYRTAMYDEATREFRRVAELQPRNVDARFHLALIGLRKGDDRFALRYLREVVEIGGPRATVFHSMSLALERLGRVADARLAADEALKLAPKRPQVLLSRAVLLLKAGEAHEAAEAFREYRRVMEGKRVPPAYYAFAVLAEAAAGAPDAAIRLGEEAIAQHPHAAPVYLHLGSVYERKGNWEKAEAMYRRAADEDRELPQAHKALGDALYRRGAYDDAAECYGRAARLNPRLGDDVYFRMGNIHYKRMERQQAVELWRKALEINPQNSVVRTNLELVESVLR